The Halichoerus grypus chromosome 15, mHalGry1.hap1.1, whole genome shotgun sequence genome includes a window with the following:
- the CNOT3 gene encoding CCR4-NOT transcription complex subunit 3 isoform X4, giving the protein MADKRKLQGEIDRCLKKVSEGVEQFEDIWQKLHNAANANQKEKYEADLKKEIKKLQRLRDQIKTWVASNEIKDKRQLIDNRKLIETQMERFKVVERETKTKAYSKEGLGLAQKVDPAQKEKEEVGQWLTNTIDTLNMQVDQFESEVESLSVQTRKKKGDKDKQDRIEGLKRHIEKHRYHVRMLETILRMLDNDSILVDAIRKIKDDVEYYVDSSQDPDFEENEFLYDDLDLEDIPQALVATSPPSHSHMEDEIFNQSSSTPTSTTSSSPIPPSPANCTTENSEDDKKRGRSTDSEVSQSPAKNGSKPVHSNQHPQSPAVPPSYPPGPPPAASALSTAPGNNGASAPAAPASALGPKASPAPSHSSGTPAPYAQAVAPPAPSGSSAAQPRPPSVQPGGGGGGGNSGGGGGAGKQNGTTSYSSVVADSPAEVALSSAGGGSASSQAPGPPSGPHNPPPSTAKEPSAAAPGGAGGVAPGSGNNTGGPSLLVPLPVNPPSSPTPSFSEAKAAGALLNGPPQFSAAPEIKAPEPLSSLKSMAERAAISSGIEDPVPTLHLTERDIILSSTSAPPASAQPPLQLSEVNIPLSLGVCPLGPVPLTKEQLYQQAMEEAAWHHMPHPSDSERIRQYLPRNPCPTPPYHHQMPPPHSDTVEFYQRLSTETLFFIFYYLEGTKAQYLAAKALKKQSWRFHTKYMMWFQRHEEPKTITDEFEQGTYIYFDYEKWGQRKKEGFTFEYRYLEDRDLQ; this is encoded by the exons ATGGCGGACAAGCGCAAACTCCAAG GTGAGATTGATCGCTGCCTCAAGAAGGTGTCCGAGGGCGTGGAGCAGTTTGAAGATATTTGGCAGAAG CTCCACAACGCAGCCAACGCGAACCAGAAAGAAAAGTATGAGGCTGACCTAAAGAAGGAGATTAAGAAACTTCAA CGGCTGAGGGACCAGATCAAGACATGGGTAGCGTCCAACGAGATCAAGGACAAGAGGCAGCTCATAGACAACCGCAAGCTCATTGAGACG CAAATGGAACGGTTCAAAGTTGTGGAGCGAGAGACCAAGACTAAAGCCTACAGCAAGGAGGGCCTGGGCCTGGCACAGAAGGTGGACCCTgcgcagaaggagaaggaggaggtgggcCAGTGGCTCACG aacACCATTGACACCCTGAACATGCAGGTGGACCAGTTTGAGAGTGAGGTGGAGTCACTGTCCGTGCAGACGCGCAAGAAGAAGGGTGACAAGGAT AAGCAGGACCGGATCGAGGGCCTGAAGCGGCACATCGAGAAGCACCGCTATCACGTGCGCATGCTGGAGACCATCCTGCGCATGCTGGACAACGACTCCATCCTCGTTGACGCCATTCGCAAGATCAAGGACGACGTGGAGTACTACGTCGACTCGTCCCAGGACCCCGACTTCGAGGAGAACGAGTTCCTCTATGACGACCTGGACCTCGAGGACATTC CACAGGCGCTGGTCGCCACGTCCCCGCCCAGCCACAGTCACATGGAGGACGAGATCTTCAACCAGTCAAGCAGCACACCCACCTCGACCACCTCCAGCTCTCCCATCCCGCCCAGCCCGGCCAACTGCACCACG GAAAACTCTGAAGATGACAAGAAGAGGGGACGCTCGACGGATAGCGAAGTCAGCCAG TCTCCAGCCAAAAATGGCTCCAAGCCTGTCCACAGCAACCAGCACCCTCAGTCCCCGGCTGTGCCGCCCAGCTACCCGCCCGGCCCCCCGCCTGCCGCCTCTGCCCTGAGCACCGCCCCTGGCAACAACGGGGCCTCCGCCCCAGCAGCGCCCGCAAGCGCCCTGGGCCCCaaggccagcccagcccccagccacaGCTCGGGCACCCCTGCGCCCTACGCCCAGGCTGTGGCCCCGCCGGCCCCCAGCGGGTCCAGCGccgcccagccccggccccccaGCGTCCAgcctggcgggggcgggggcggcgggaaCAGCGGCGGAGGCGGAGGCGCGGGCAAGCAGAACGGCACCACCA GTTACAGCTCGGTGGTGGCAGACAGCCCGGCAGAGGTGGCTCTCAGCAGCGCGGGGGGCGGCAGTGCCAGCAGCCAGGCCCCGGGCCCCCCGTCGGGCCCCCACAACCCACCGCCCAGCACCGC gaAGGAACCCAGTGCGGCGgccccaggaggggctgggggtgtggcCCCAGGCTCAGGGAACAACACAGGGGGACCCAGTCTCCTGGTGCCACTTCCCGTGAACCCTCCCAGCTCCCCGACACCCAGCTTCAGCGAGGCCAAGGCAGCCGGCGCCCTGCTCAACGGACCTCCACAGTTCAGCGCTGCCCCAGAGATCAAG gcGCCCGAGCCTCTGAGCTCGCTCAAGTCCATGGCGGAGCGGGCGGCCATCAGCTCCGGCATCGAGGACCCCGTGCCCACGCTGCACCTGACCGAGCGAG ACATCATCCTGAGCAGCACCTCTGCTCCGCCGGCCTCGGCGCAGCCGCCCCTGCAGCTGTCGGAGGTGAACATCCCGCTGTCGCTGGGCGTGTGTCCGCTGGGGCCTGTGCCCCTCACCAAGGAGCAGCTCTACCAGCAGGCCATGGAGGAGGCCGCCTGGCACCACATGCCCCACCCCTCGGACTCCGAGCGCATCCG gCAGTACCTGCCCCGGAACCCCTGCCCGACGCCCCCCTACCACCACCAGATGCCACCCCCCCACTCGGACACCGTGGAGTTCTACCAGCGCCTGTCAACCGAGAccctcttcttcatcttctaCTATCTGGAG GGCACGAAGGCGCAGTACCTGGCAGCCAAAGCCCTAAAGAAGCAGTCGTGGCGATTCCACACCAAGTACATGATGTGGTTCCAGAGGCACGAGGAGCCCAAGACCATCACGGATGAGTTTGAGCAG GGCACCTACATCTACTTTGACTACGAGAAGTGGGGCCAGCGGAAGAAGGAAGGCTTCACCTTTGAGTACCGCTACCTGGAGGACCGGGACCTCCAGTGA
- the CNOT3 gene encoding CCR4-NOT transcription complex subunit 3 isoform X1 — MADKRKLQGEIDRCLKKVSEGVEQFEDIWQKLHNAANANQKEKYEADLKKEIKKLQRLRDQIKTWVASNEIKDKRQLIDNRKLIETQMERFKVVERETKTKAYSKEGLGLAQKVDPAQKEKEEVGQWLTNTIDTLNMQVDQFESEVESLSVQTRKKKGDKDQKQDRIEGLKRHIEKHRYHVRMLETILRMLDNDSILVDAIRKIKDDVEYYVDSSQDPDFEENEFLYDDLDLEDIREAQAQALVATSPPSHSHMEDEIFNQSSSTPTSTTSSSPIPPSPANCTTENSEDDKKRGRSTDSEVSQSPAKNGSKPVHSNQHPQSPAVPPSYPPGPPPAASALSTAPGNNGASAPAAPASALGPKASPAPSHSSGTPAPYAQAVAPPAPSGSSAAQPRPPSVQPGGGGGGGNSGGGGGAGKQNGTTSYSSVVADSPAEVALSSAGGGSASSQAPGPPSGPHNPPPSTAKEPSAAAPGGAGGVAPGSGNNTGGPSLLVPLPVNPPSSPTPSFSEAKAAGALLNGPPQFSAAPEIKAPEPLSSLKSMAERAAISSGIEDPVPTLHLTERDIILSSTSAPPASAQPPLQLSEVNIPLSLGVCPLGPVPLTKEQLYQQAMEEAAWHHMPHPSDSERIRQYLPRNPCPTPPYHHQMPPPHSDTVEFYQRLSTETLFFIFYYLEGTKAQYLAAKALKKQSWRFHTKYMMWFQRHEEPKTITDEFEQGTYIYFDYEKWGQRKKEGFTFEYRYLEDRDLQ; from the exons ATGGCGGACAAGCGCAAACTCCAAG GTGAGATTGATCGCTGCCTCAAGAAGGTGTCCGAGGGCGTGGAGCAGTTTGAAGATATTTGGCAGAAG CTCCACAACGCAGCCAACGCGAACCAGAAAGAAAAGTATGAGGCTGACCTAAAGAAGGAGATTAAGAAACTTCAA CGGCTGAGGGACCAGATCAAGACATGGGTAGCGTCCAACGAGATCAAGGACAAGAGGCAGCTCATAGACAACCGCAAGCTCATTGAGACG CAAATGGAACGGTTCAAAGTTGTGGAGCGAGAGACCAAGACTAAAGCCTACAGCAAGGAGGGCCTGGGCCTGGCACAGAAGGTGGACCCTgcgcagaaggagaaggaggaggtgggcCAGTGGCTCACG aacACCATTGACACCCTGAACATGCAGGTGGACCAGTTTGAGAGTGAGGTGGAGTCACTGTCCGTGCAGACGCGCAAGAAGAAGGGTGACAAGGAT CAGAAGCAGGACCGGATCGAGGGCCTGAAGCGGCACATCGAGAAGCACCGCTATCACGTGCGCATGCTGGAGACCATCCTGCGCATGCTGGACAACGACTCCATCCTCGTTGACGCCATTCGCAAGATCAAGGACGACGTGGAGTACTACGTCGACTCGTCCCAGGACCCCGACTTCGAGGAGAACGAGTTCCTCTATGACGACCTGGACCTCGAGGACATTCGTGAGGCCCAGG CACAGGCGCTGGTCGCCACGTCCCCGCCCAGCCACAGTCACATGGAGGACGAGATCTTCAACCAGTCAAGCAGCACACCCACCTCGACCACCTCCAGCTCTCCCATCCCGCCCAGCCCGGCCAACTGCACCACG GAAAACTCTGAAGATGACAAGAAGAGGGGACGCTCGACGGATAGCGAAGTCAGCCAG TCTCCAGCCAAAAATGGCTCCAAGCCTGTCCACAGCAACCAGCACCCTCAGTCCCCGGCTGTGCCGCCCAGCTACCCGCCCGGCCCCCCGCCTGCCGCCTCTGCCCTGAGCACCGCCCCTGGCAACAACGGGGCCTCCGCCCCAGCAGCGCCCGCAAGCGCCCTGGGCCCCaaggccagcccagcccccagccacaGCTCGGGCACCCCTGCGCCCTACGCCCAGGCTGTGGCCCCGCCGGCCCCCAGCGGGTCCAGCGccgcccagccccggccccccaGCGTCCAgcctggcgggggcgggggcggcgggaaCAGCGGCGGAGGCGGAGGCGCGGGCAAGCAGAACGGCACCACCA GTTACAGCTCGGTGGTGGCAGACAGCCCGGCAGAGGTGGCTCTCAGCAGCGCGGGGGGCGGCAGTGCCAGCAGCCAGGCCCCGGGCCCCCCGTCGGGCCCCCACAACCCACCGCCCAGCACCGC gaAGGAACCCAGTGCGGCGgccccaggaggggctgggggtgtggcCCCAGGCTCAGGGAACAACACAGGGGGACCCAGTCTCCTGGTGCCACTTCCCGTGAACCCTCCCAGCTCCCCGACACCCAGCTTCAGCGAGGCCAAGGCAGCCGGCGCCCTGCTCAACGGACCTCCACAGTTCAGCGCTGCCCCAGAGATCAAG gcGCCCGAGCCTCTGAGCTCGCTCAAGTCCATGGCGGAGCGGGCGGCCATCAGCTCCGGCATCGAGGACCCCGTGCCCACGCTGCACCTGACCGAGCGAG ACATCATCCTGAGCAGCACCTCTGCTCCGCCGGCCTCGGCGCAGCCGCCCCTGCAGCTGTCGGAGGTGAACATCCCGCTGTCGCTGGGCGTGTGTCCGCTGGGGCCTGTGCCCCTCACCAAGGAGCAGCTCTACCAGCAGGCCATGGAGGAGGCCGCCTGGCACCACATGCCCCACCCCTCGGACTCCGAGCGCATCCG gCAGTACCTGCCCCGGAACCCCTGCCCGACGCCCCCCTACCACCACCAGATGCCACCCCCCCACTCGGACACCGTGGAGTTCTACCAGCGCCTGTCAACCGAGAccctcttcttcatcttctaCTATCTGGAG GGCACGAAGGCGCAGTACCTGGCAGCCAAAGCCCTAAAGAAGCAGTCGTGGCGATTCCACACCAAGTACATGATGTGGTTCCAGAGGCACGAGGAGCCCAAGACCATCACGGATGAGTTTGAGCAG GGCACCTACATCTACTTTGACTACGAGAAGTGGGGCCAGCGGAAGAAGGAAGGCTTCACCTTTGAGTACCGCTACCTGGAGGACCGGGACCTCCAGTGA
- the CNOT3 gene encoding CCR4-NOT transcription complex subunit 3 isoform X3 yields MADKRKLQGEIDRCLKKVSEGVEQFEDIWQKLHNAANANQKEKYEADLKKEIKKLQRLRDQIKTWVASNEIKDKRQLIDNRKLIETQMERFKVVERETKTKAYSKEGLGLAQKVDPAQKEKEEVGQWLTNTIDTLNMQVDQFESEVESLSVQTRKKKGDKDQKQDRIEGLKRHIEKHRYHVRMLETILRMLDNDSILVDAIRKIKDDVEYYVDSSQDPDFEENEFLYDDLDLEDIPQALVATSPPSHSHMEDEIFNQSSSTPTSTTSSSPIPPSPANCTTENSEDDKKRGRSTDSEVSQSPAKNGSKPVHSNQHPQSPAVPPSYPPGPPPAASALSTAPGNNGASAPAAPASALGPKASPAPSHSSGTPAPYAQAVAPPAPSGSSAAQPRPPSVQPGGGGGGGNSGGGGGAGKQNGTTSYSSVVADSPAEVALSSAGGGSASSQAPGPPSGPHNPPPSTAKEPSAAAPGGAGGVAPGSGNNTGGPSLLVPLPVNPPSSPTPSFSEAKAAGALLNGPPQFSAAPEIKAPEPLSSLKSMAERAAISSGIEDPVPTLHLTERDIILSSTSAPPASAQPPLQLSEVNIPLSLGVCPLGPVPLTKEQLYQQAMEEAAWHHMPHPSDSERIRQYLPRNPCPTPPYHHQMPPPHSDTVEFYQRLSTETLFFIFYYLEGTKAQYLAAKALKKQSWRFHTKYMMWFQRHEEPKTITDEFEQGTYIYFDYEKWGQRKKEGFTFEYRYLEDRDLQ; encoded by the exons ATGGCGGACAAGCGCAAACTCCAAG GTGAGATTGATCGCTGCCTCAAGAAGGTGTCCGAGGGCGTGGAGCAGTTTGAAGATATTTGGCAGAAG CTCCACAACGCAGCCAACGCGAACCAGAAAGAAAAGTATGAGGCTGACCTAAAGAAGGAGATTAAGAAACTTCAA CGGCTGAGGGACCAGATCAAGACATGGGTAGCGTCCAACGAGATCAAGGACAAGAGGCAGCTCATAGACAACCGCAAGCTCATTGAGACG CAAATGGAACGGTTCAAAGTTGTGGAGCGAGAGACCAAGACTAAAGCCTACAGCAAGGAGGGCCTGGGCCTGGCACAGAAGGTGGACCCTgcgcagaaggagaaggaggaggtgggcCAGTGGCTCACG aacACCATTGACACCCTGAACATGCAGGTGGACCAGTTTGAGAGTGAGGTGGAGTCACTGTCCGTGCAGACGCGCAAGAAGAAGGGTGACAAGGAT CAGAAGCAGGACCGGATCGAGGGCCTGAAGCGGCACATCGAGAAGCACCGCTATCACGTGCGCATGCTGGAGACCATCCTGCGCATGCTGGACAACGACTCCATCCTCGTTGACGCCATTCGCAAGATCAAGGACGACGTGGAGTACTACGTCGACTCGTCCCAGGACCCCGACTTCGAGGAGAACGAGTTCCTCTATGACGACCTGGACCTCGAGGACATTC CACAGGCGCTGGTCGCCACGTCCCCGCCCAGCCACAGTCACATGGAGGACGAGATCTTCAACCAGTCAAGCAGCACACCCACCTCGACCACCTCCAGCTCTCCCATCCCGCCCAGCCCGGCCAACTGCACCACG GAAAACTCTGAAGATGACAAGAAGAGGGGACGCTCGACGGATAGCGAAGTCAGCCAG TCTCCAGCCAAAAATGGCTCCAAGCCTGTCCACAGCAACCAGCACCCTCAGTCCCCGGCTGTGCCGCCCAGCTACCCGCCCGGCCCCCCGCCTGCCGCCTCTGCCCTGAGCACCGCCCCTGGCAACAACGGGGCCTCCGCCCCAGCAGCGCCCGCAAGCGCCCTGGGCCCCaaggccagcccagcccccagccacaGCTCGGGCACCCCTGCGCCCTACGCCCAGGCTGTGGCCCCGCCGGCCCCCAGCGGGTCCAGCGccgcccagccccggccccccaGCGTCCAgcctggcgggggcgggggcggcgggaaCAGCGGCGGAGGCGGAGGCGCGGGCAAGCAGAACGGCACCACCA GTTACAGCTCGGTGGTGGCAGACAGCCCGGCAGAGGTGGCTCTCAGCAGCGCGGGGGGCGGCAGTGCCAGCAGCCAGGCCCCGGGCCCCCCGTCGGGCCCCCACAACCCACCGCCCAGCACCGC gaAGGAACCCAGTGCGGCGgccccaggaggggctgggggtgtggcCCCAGGCTCAGGGAACAACACAGGGGGACCCAGTCTCCTGGTGCCACTTCCCGTGAACCCTCCCAGCTCCCCGACACCCAGCTTCAGCGAGGCCAAGGCAGCCGGCGCCCTGCTCAACGGACCTCCACAGTTCAGCGCTGCCCCAGAGATCAAG gcGCCCGAGCCTCTGAGCTCGCTCAAGTCCATGGCGGAGCGGGCGGCCATCAGCTCCGGCATCGAGGACCCCGTGCCCACGCTGCACCTGACCGAGCGAG ACATCATCCTGAGCAGCACCTCTGCTCCGCCGGCCTCGGCGCAGCCGCCCCTGCAGCTGTCGGAGGTGAACATCCCGCTGTCGCTGGGCGTGTGTCCGCTGGGGCCTGTGCCCCTCACCAAGGAGCAGCTCTACCAGCAGGCCATGGAGGAGGCCGCCTGGCACCACATGCCCCACCCCTCGGACTCCGAGCGCATCCG gCAGTACCTGCCCCGGAACCCCTGCCCGACGCCCCCCTACCACCACCAGATGCCACCCCCCCACTCGGACACCGTGGAGTTCTACCAGCGCCTGTCAACCGAGAccctcttcttcatcttctaCTATCTGGAG GGCACGAAGGCGCAGTACCTGGCAGCCAAAGCCCTAAAGAAGCAGTCGTGGCGATTCCACACCAAGTACATGATGTGGTTCCAGAGGCACGAGGAGCCCAAGACCATCACGGATGAGTTTGAGCAG GGCACCTACATCTACTTTGACTACGAGAAGTGGGGCCAGCGGAAGAAGGAAGGCTTCACCTTTGAGTACCGCTACCTGGAGGACCGGGACCTCCAGTGA
- the CNOT3 gene encoding CCR4-NOT transcription complex subunit 3 isoform X5: MADKRKLQGEIDRCLKKVSEGVEQFEDIWQKLHNAANANQKEKYEADLKKEIKKLQRLRDQIKTWVASNEIKDKRQLIDNRKLIETQMERFKVVERETKTKAYSKEGLGLAQKVDPAQKEKEEVGQWLTNTIDTLNMQVDQFESEVESLSVQTRKKKGDKDQKQDRIEGLKRHIEKHRYHVRMLETILRMLDNDSILVDAIRKIKDDVEYYVDSSQDPDFEENEFLYDDLDLEDIREAQAQALVATSPPSHSHMEDEIFNQSSSTPTSTTSSSPIPPSPANCTTENSEDDKKRGRSTDSEVSQSPAKNGSKPVHSNQHPQSPAVPPSYPPGPPPAASALSTAPGNNGASAPAAPASALGPKASPAPSHSSGTPAPYAQAVAPPAPSGSSAAQPRPPSVQPGGGGGGGNSGGGGGAGKQNGTTSYSSVVADSPAEVALSSAGGGSASSQAPGPPSGPHNPPPSTAKEPSAAAPGGAGGVAPGSGNNTGGPSLLVPLPVNPPSSPTPSFSEAKAAGALLNGPPQFSAAPEIKAPEPLSSLKSMAERAAISSGIEDPVPTLHLTERDIILSSTSAPPASAQPPLQLSEVNIPLSLGVCPLGPVPLTKEQLYQQAMEEAAWHHMPHPSDSERIRQYLPRNPCPTPPYHHQMPPPHSDTVEFYQRLSTETLFFIFYYLEVQQGPRAASGPPASPPPPPSPLGLEG, encoded by the exons ATGGCGGACAAGCGCAAACTCCAAG GTGAGATTGATCGCTGCCTCAAGAAGGTGTCCGAGGGCGTGGAGCAGTTTGAAGATATTTGGCAGAAG CTCCACAACGCAGCCAACGCGAACCAGAAAGAAAAGTATGAGGCTGACCTAAAGAAGGAGATTAAGAAACTTCAA CGGCTGAGGGACCAGATCAAGACATGGGTAGCGTCCAACGAGATCAAGGACAAGAGGCAGCTCATAGACAACCGCAAGCTCATTGAGACG CAAATGGAACGGTTCAAAGTTGTGGAGCGAGAGACCAAGACTAAAGCCTACAGCAAGGAGGGCCTGGGCCTGGCACAGAAGGTGGACCCTgcgcagaaggagaaggaggaggtgggcCAGTGGCTCACG aacACCATTGACACCCTGAACATGCAGGTGGACCAGTTTGAGAGTGAGGTGGAGTCACTGTCCGTGCAGACGCGCAAGAAGAAGGGTGACAAGGAT CAGAAGCAGGACCGGATCGAGGGCCTGAAGCGGCACATCGAGAAGCACCGCTATCACGTGCGCATGCTGGAGACCATCCTGCGCATGCTGGACAACGACTCCATCCTCGTTGACGCCATTCGCAAGATCAAGGACGACGTGGAGTACTACGTCGACTCGTCCCAGGACCCCGACTTCGAGGAGAACGAGTTCCTCTATGACGACCTGGACCTCGAGGACATTCGTGAGGCCCAGG CACAGGCGCTGGTCGCCACGTCCCCGCCCAGCCACAGTCACATGGAGGACGAGATCTTCAACCAGTCAAGCAGCACACCCACCTCGACCACCTCCAGCTCTCCCATCCCGCCCAGCCCGGCCAACTGCACCACG GAAAACTCTGAAGATGACAAGAAGAGGGGACGCTCGACGGATAGCGAAGTCAGCCAG TCTCCAGCCAAAAATGGCTCCAAGCCTGTCCACAGCAACCAGCACCCTCAGTCCCCGGCTGTGCCGCCCAGCTACCCGCCCGGCCCCCCGCCTGCCGCCTCTGCCCTGAGCACCGCCCCTGGCAACAACGGGGCCTCCGCCCCAGCAGCGCCCGCAAGCGCCCTGGGCCCCaaggccagcccagcccccagccacaGCTCGGGCACCCCTGCGCCCTACGCCCAGGCTGTGGCCCCGCCGGCCCCCAGCGGGTCCAGCGccgcccagccccggccccccaGCGTCCAgcctggcgggggcgggggcggcgggaaCAGCGGCGGAGGCGGAGGCGCGGGCAAGCAGAACGGCACCACCA GTTACAGCTCGGTGGTGGCAGACAGCCCGGCAGAGGTGGCTCTCAGCAGCGCGGGGGGCGGCAGTGCCAGCAGCCAGGCCCCGGGCCCCCCGTCGGGCCCCCACAACCCACCGCCCAGCACCGC gaAGGAACCCAGTGCGGCGgccccaggaggggctgggggtgtggcCCCAGGCTCAGGGAACAACACAGGGGGACCCAGTCTCCTGGTGCCACTTCCCGTGAACCCTCCCAGCTCCCCGACACCCAGCTTCAGCGAGGCCAAGGCAGCCGGCGCCCTGCTCAACGGACCTCCACAGTTCAGCGCTGCCCCAGAGATCAAG gcGCCCGAGCCTCTGAGCTCGCTCAAGTCCATGGCGGAGCGGGCGGCCATCAGCTCCGGCATCGAGGACCCCGTGCCCACGCTGCACCTGACCGAGCGAG ACATCATCCTGAGCAGCACCTCTGCTCCGCCGGCCTCGGCGCAGCCGCCCCTGCAGCTGTCGGAGGTGAACATCCCGCTGTCGCTGGGCGTGTGTCCGCTGGGGCCTGTGCCCCTCACCAAGGAGCAGCTCTACCAGCAGGCCATGGAGGAGGCCGCCTGGCACCACATGCCCCACCCCTCGGACTCCGAGCGCATCCG gCAGTACCTGCCCCGGAACCCCTGCCCGACGCCCCCCTACCACCACCAGATGCCACCCCCCCACTCGGACACCGTGGAGTTCTACCAGCGCCTGTCAACCGAGAccctcttcttcatcttctaCTATCTGGAGGTACAGCAGGGCCCCCGGGCAGCCTCGGGCCCCCCGGCttcgccgccaccgccgccgtcCCCCCTCGGGCTGGAGGGGTGA